The window ACCTGACTCTCGTGAATCGTGATACAGAAAAATACGTTGTCATCTCACATGGACATTTTATAGAAAATATTTATTACTTGATGAGCAATTTACAATCAATCTTACTTAATTCTAAATCTTTTCCTGAAACGATAGATCAGATTGAGAGAGAGAATTTTGCCTGGATAGACTTTTTCTGGTCTGTGCTAGGACGCTCGGGGGATGTAGGAACTAGCATTGGGATCATGTATGATATGCTACAAGATGAGAAGGCACTCAATGAACTTGCAAATAATCTTGTCACATACTTATTGAAGCGAGGAGATTTCCCTAGTTCATTACAAAATATGCTCAAGCCAATCATTGGATATATATTGACGAAGGTAGTGAGTCAGATTGCTGTAAATGAGAGAGGGCTAACAGATGATATTCTCGGAAAGGATGCAATGAGTGGATTACGAGCATATATCACTGGACCTTTGAAGTTGCAGTTCATGCATGAGAATAAGAATGTTTTGCCGAAAAAAATGGAATTTGTATTTGGACATACGCATAAGCCGTTTTGTAAAATGGAATCTGGATTTGCTGAAACTGGCTATCCCGAACAAATTGGAATTATTAACACTGGCGGATGGGTGATTGATACAGTTTTACCACAAAAGCAAGTAGGGGGAGCAATCACTCTCATTGATGAAGATAAAAATACCGTTTTACTAAGACTCTATAATGAGACAGATTTGGAAATTAAATTAGAAACCACAGAAAACGAAAATCCACTGTTTCAAAAGTTGGTTGAAAAAATAAATTTAAAATCTAAGACCTTTGCTGATTTCACTAAGTCCGTCGATTTGGGAATTCAAAATAAAAGATTGGTCATTAAAAATAGAATTAGCAAGTAATATTGCCCTCTGGAAAACGCCGTAGCTACTTTTTTGATAAAATCAACGAAAGCAAGTTCAATTTTAAACTTTCTTATAAGCATCTTCTGACCGATACTCTATAGTGTCGGTTTCTTATGCTAGCATCTACAGACAAAAACAATTGCAACCAGGTATGAAATGAAACGTTTAATTTTGCTTCTAACTCTTTTTATCGTGAGTCCTTCTTTATTTTCTGTCTCTCCTGATATGGATAATCTCAATATTCTTATCAATGAAAACAAAATTCACTTTGAATTTATCAACGTAGTTCTGAGTAATCTTATTAAGCCGCAAGCGGAGCCCGAAAAGCTTACAGACTATGCAAATACAAAAATAAAGCCAGAAGCGGCAGCAAAGCGAATCATTGACAAAGATGATTCCTTTTATTATGGAAAATTTCTAGAAGCCAATCAAAAAGACTTTGAAGGGAATCTATTATACTTTCGAGGAGATTATGGGGAAGCACACAAGCCTCTCAAAGAAGCACAGGGAAAAATAAAAGAATTATATGAAGATGCACTAGAGCGGCATACAGAGCATACCCGCGTGTTAGTTGCTTACGCTGCACAAAGAATCATAAAGTCAAATGACTATAGTTCTAAACATTTAATGAAGCTTGCTTTTCGTGATTTGAAAATCGCTGAAGACTATTATCAGCTTGGTTGGAATCAAGCCCCGTATCAGTTTAGAAATAAAATATCTCT is drawn from Leptospiraceae bacterium and contains these coding sequences:
- a CDS encoding metallophosphoesterase, which translates into the protein MADIQYICLSDLHFGAYNSLLTYTSSDGKLDSGKKSDVLIHFLNILEEIISKVNKKRKAKFILNGDIFELALANTNEAVMTFDSFLELAFIKSRRELFSDKMIFIPGNHDHHLWETARERQYLEYMTKLEPGEFIEPPWHHTKMIKPNPLKSRFITILMQRHKNLRDGRAMTVYPNLTLVNRDTEKYVVISHGHFIENIYYLMSNLQSILLNSKSFPETIDQIERENFAWIDFFWSVLGRSGDVGTSIGIMYDMLQDEKALNELANNLVTYLLKRGDFPSSLQNMLKPIIGYILTKVVSQIAVNERGLTDDILGKDAMSGLRAYITGPLKLQFMHENKNVLPKKMEFVFGHTHKPFCKMESGFAETGYPEQIGIINTGGWVIDTVLPQKQVGGAITLIDEDKNTVLLRLYNETDLEIKLETTENENPLFQKLVEKINLKSKTFADFTKSVDLGIQNKRLVIKNRISK